The proteins below are encoded in one region of Sphingobium yanoikuyae:
- a CDS encoding type II toxin-antitoxin system RelE/ParE family toxin produces the protein MKILWTPEAHQDRADIWDYLFPRNAAAAARIDGLFSEAVAQLIDFPMLGHEGEVPGTRELTPHSSYRLVYEIYGDTIWILTVIHTKRQWPPLRG, from the coding sequence GTGAAGATTCTGTGGACGCCGGAGGCGCATCAGGACCGTGCGGACATATGGGACTATCTTTTTCCACGCAATGCAGCCGCCGCAGCCCGGATCGATGGCCTGTTTAGTGAAGCTGTCGCCCAGCTGATCGATTTCCCCATGTTGGGCCATGAGGGCGAAGTACCCGGAACCCGCGAACTTACGCCGCACAGCAGCTATCGGTTGGTCTATGAGATCTACGGTGACACCATTTGGATTCTCACCGTCATTCATACCAAACGCCAATGGCCGCCGCTGCGCGGCTAA
- a CDS encoding antitoxin of toxin-antitoxin stability system: protein MAKEAVFTMKLEADLRADFMAETDALHRPASQVVRELMREFVDQQRLKREHSAFVERKVALARTSMQAGRGYGNDEVEAEFASRRARVTDQA from the coding sequence ATGGCCAAGGAAGCTGTTTTTACAATGAAGCTGGAAGCCGATCTGCGAGCAGATTTCATGGCCGAGACGGATGCCTTGCATCGACCGGCATCGCAGGTCGTCCGGGAACTCATGCGGGAATTTGTCGATCAGCAAAGGCTGAAGCGTGAACATAGCGCGTTCGTTGAGCGGAAGGTGGCTCTCGCTCGCACGTCGATGCAGGCAGGCCGAGGCTATGGCAATGATGAGGTTGAAGCGGAGTTTGCTAGCCGGCGCGCACGCGTAACCGATCAAGCGTGA
- a CDS encoding DUF7221 family queuine tRNA-ribosyltransferase-like protein produces MAIDIMVGLPHLGDGIILNRAVDMRVPALVSANALSRWSRRKGWPEWQGWNLGQLANARRLASLSLDSAGFVAMARYGGFPWATTDYLALAASYPFRWFASMDYCVEPEIARDREEVLDRISRTIRANFDCRSGARDLGIEHRLMPVIQGRRPDDYERCLDGLALDYGRTPLIGVGSMCRREVSGPEGLIAVFDHLDRILPKGVMLHGFGVKGTALSHLKGIEHRIASIDSQAYGQAARHDALARGVAKTDTLVAQHMQAWTANQFARLRGDAVPRQSELFLPRTDPLPADPWEQAIAQARAEIRTLVEDGDIGHEDVTTLWVEQWAADIYRGGGGSVTESESTN; encoded by the coding sequence ATGGCGATCGACATCATGGTCGGGCTCCCGCATCTCGGCGATGGGATCATTCTCAACCGCGCGGTAGACATGCGGGTGCCCGCGCTGGTTTCGGCCAATGCGCTGTCGCGATGGAGCCGCCGCAAGGGTTGGCCGGAATGGCAAGGCTGGAACCTCGGCCAGCTCGCTAATGCCCGGCGACTGGCCAGCCTATCACTCGATTCGGCGGGGTTCGTCGCCATGGCGCGCTATGGCGGATTTCCCTGGGCGACCACCGACTATCTGGCGCTCGCCGCCAGCTATCCGTTCCGCTGGTTTGCCAGCATGGACTATTGCGTCGAACCCGAAATCGCCCGCGACCGGGAGGAAGTGCTCGACCGCATATCGCGCACCATCCGCGCCAACTTCGACTGTCGGTCCGGCGCGCGCGATCTCGGCATCGAACACCGTCTGATGCCGGTGATCCAGGGAAGGCGGCCCGACGACTATGAGCGCTGCCTCGATGGCCTCGCGCTCGACTATGGCCGCACGCCATTGATCGGCGTGGGCAGCATGTGCCGTCGCGAAGTCTCGGGTCCCGAGGGCCTCATCGCCGTCTTCGATCACCTCGACCGCATTCTGCCGAAGGGGGTCATGTTGCACGGTTTCGGGGTCAAGGGCACCGCGCTTTCCCACCTGAAAGGGATCGAGCACCGGATCGCCTCGATCGACAGCCAGGCCTACGGCCAGGCCGCAAGACATGACGCCTTGGCGCGCGGCGTCGCGAAAACCGACACTCTTGTGGCGCAGCACATGCAGGCATGGACGGCCAACCAGTTCGCGCGCCTTCGCGGAGACGCAGTGCCCCGCCAGTCGGAGTTGTTCCTACCCCGAACCGACCCCCTTCCGGCCGACCCCTGGGAACAGGCCATCGCCCAGGCGCGCGCCGAGATCCGCACTCTCGTCGAGGACGGCGACATCGGCCATGAGGACGTGACGACGCTCTGGGTCGAGCAATGGGCGGCCGACATCTACCGAGGGGGGGGGGGAAGCGTAACGGAATCCGAAAGCACGAACTAA
- a CDS encoding MucR family transcriptional regulator — MAETEDSGVMSLTVTLLSAYFANNTVPSGELPALVEGTRRALLGDAPVAAPVAAPVAEEVAPDVPVAAPVTEEIVPETPVAAQEYKPKVSIEESLGSPDHILSLIDGKPYKTLKRHLAAQGLTPAEYRGRYGLPADYPMVAQGYSAARREVALKLGLGGKRKNSPAPVTEEVPAPPVAEAPEPVVVDPAPVKPAPARRPRAKTVDVKPKAAAKKPKRKAAPAPVAADAPAPPVSEAPNPAVAETPPAEPAPEGRSPKALAVKPKSVAAKPKRKVTKDAAAKAPVAGADAAPKPKRIRAEKTDTEAVPPAELAPETTPAAG, encoded by the coding sequence ATGGCCGAGACCGAAGATTCGGGCGTCATGTCTTTGACGGTGACGTTGCTCAGCGCATATTTCGCGAATAACACCGTGCCGAGCGGCGAATTGCCGGCGCTGGTGGAGGGGACAAGGCGTGCGCTGCTGGGTGACGCGCCTGTAGCGGCGCCGGTCGCCGCTCCAGTAGCTGAAGAAGTTGCCCCGGATGTGCCAGTCGCCGCTCCAGTGACAGAAGAGATTGTTCCGGAGACGCCGGTCGCCGCGCAGGAATACAAGCCCAAGGTCTCCATTGAGGAAAGTCTGGGTTCGCCCGATCACATACTGAGCTTGATCGATGGTAAGCCCTACAAGACGCTCAAGCGACATCTGGCGGCGCAGGGATTGACGCCTGCGGAATATCGTGGCCGCTACGGCCTTCCAGCGGACTATCCGATGGTCGCGCAAGGATATTCGGCGGCCCGCAGGGAGGTCGCACTGAAGCTGGGCCTCGGCGGCAAGCGCAAGAACTCGCCTGCGCCCGTTACCGAGGAAGTGCCGGCACCCCCGGTTGCCGAAGCGCCCGAGCCTGTCGTTGTCGACCCGGCACCGGTAAAGCCCGCGCCGGCACGTCGCCCGCGTGCCAAAACTGTCGACGTCAAACCGAAGGCGGCGGCCAAGAAGCCTAAGCGTAAGGCAGCTCCTGCGCCCGTCGCCGCGGATGCGCCTGCACCCCCGGTTTCCGAGGCGCCCAACCCTGCTGTTGCTGAGACGCCCCCAGCAGAGCCCGCGCCGGAAGGCCGCTCGCCCAAGGCTCTCGCTGTCAAACCGAAGTCGGTAGCGGCAAAACCCAAGCGCAAGGTCACCAAAGACGCTGCCGCAAAGGCTCCCGTCGCAGGCGCGGATGCAGCACCGAAGCCGAAGCGCATTCGGGCAGAAAAGACAGACACCGAGGCGGTTCCACCTGCAGAACTGGCGCCGGAGACCACGCCCGCGGCAGGCTGA
- a CDS encoding strawberry notch C-terminal domain-containing protein, whose protein sequence is MAKGSALSRFESSKQRFWSALLISMKMPTVFDAIETEISAGNVAVVQLVSTAEGILDRRLAELSPEERAHLDLELSPRATMIDYLKNAFPTQQMRVFSTSDGSLRSEPMRDEAGNMVECAEAIAARDALIEELCAMPPVPAALDALLSHFGTAKVAEVTGRSRRIIIGSDGAQKLERRGARANLSETQAFMDGQKPILVFSDAGGTGRSYHADLACKTADKRRVHFLLEPGWRADVAIQGLGRTHRTNQSVPPVFRPVTTDCKGERRFISTIARRLDSLGALTRGQRQTGGQNLFDPADNLESDYAREALTQWYHLLHGNKLSSVNMESFQAMTGLKLRDEDGTLLEKLPPIQRWLNRILALRIATQNAIFDEYMGLIQARIDAAREAGTLDVGVETIRAEQIITRSEQTLRTDPVTGAETRLLRLELHLRPRVMHWKRLMQIWDGTREIAYLWNSRSKRVALKVPSWSITDEEGRIVPMCQLVRPTGGTRMQEIAMWASLWKEIDRDEFQKLWETEAVEAEAKVDIETVNVATGLLLPVWHRLPQDDVRVWRIDDGQGISIIGRLIPPAAMAELQSAFGLDGTVELTAAELGAAAQKGTGVAIPGLGGATLATALVNGSRRLEIRNYRPEDRERLKAHGVFSEVIQYKTRLFIPLDRSSEIIEAILAMSRI, encoded by the coding sequence ATGGCGAAGGGATCGGCGCTGAGCCGGTTCGAAAGCTCCAAGCAGCGCTTCTGGTCGGCATTGCTCATCTCGATGAAGATGCCGACGGTCTTCGATGCGATCGAAACCGAAATCTCGGCCGGCAATGTCGCCGTCGTCCAACTCGTCAGCACTGCCGAGGGGATCCTCGACAGGCGGCTTGCCGAACTCTCGCCTGAAGAACGTGCCCATCTCGACCTGGAGCTCTCGCCGCGGGCGACCATGATCGACTACCTCAAAAACGCCTTCCCGACCCAGCAGATGCGCGTTTTCTCCACCAGCGACGGATCGCTCCGGTCAGAACCGATGCGCGACGAAGCGGGCAATATGGTCGAATGCGCCGAAGCCATTGCGGCGCGCGACGCGCTGATCGAGGAACTTTGCGCGATGCCGCCGGTCCCGGCCGCCCTCGATGCATTGCTTTCGCATTTCGGGACCGCAAAAGTCGCCGAGGTTACCGGCCGATCGCGCCGCATCATCATCGGCAGCGACGGTGCTCAAAAACTCGAACGGCGCGGCGCACGCGCCAATCTCTCAGAGACCCAGGCGTTCATGGATGGACAGAAGCCGATCCTGGTCTTCTCAGACGCCGGTGGCACGGGCCGTTCCTATCATGCCGATCTGGCCTGCAAGACAGCCGACAAGCGCCGCGTCCATTTCCTGCTGGAACCGGGCTGGCGCGCTGATGTCGCGATCCAGGGTCTGGGGCGCACCCATCGCACCAATCAGAGCGTGCCGCCTGTGTTCCGGCCGGTGACGACCGACTGCAAGGGCGAACGACGCTTCATCTCGACCATCGCGCGCCGTCTCGACAGTCTGGGGGCGCTCACACGCGGCCAGCGCCAGACAGGCGGCCAGAACCTGTTCGATCCGGCAGACAATCTGGAAAGCGATTACGCCCGGGAAGCTCTCACCCAATGGTATCATCTTCTCCATGGGAACAAGCTGTCGAGCGTGAACATGGAGAGCTTCCAGGCCATGACCGGTCTCAAGCTCAGAGACGAGGATGGCACGCTCCTCGAGAAACTGCCGCCGATCCAGCGCTGGCTCAACCGCATTCTCGCGCTCAGGATCGCAACCCAGAATGCGATCTTCGATGAATATATGGGGCTGATCCAGGCGCGCATCGATGCGGCGCGCGAGGCCGGCACGCTTGACGTCGGGGTCGAGACCATCCGAGCCGAGCAGATCATCACAAGGTCTGAGCAGACTCTACGCACCGATCCGGTGACCGGCGCCGAGACCAGATTGCTCCGGCTCGAACTCCATTTGCGCCCGCGGGTCATGCACTGGAAGCGGCTGATGCAGATCTGGGACGGCACGCGCGAAATCGCGTATCTCTGGAACAGCAGGTCCAAGCGCGTCGCTCTCAAGGTGCCGTCCTGGTCGATCACCGACGAGGAAGGGCGCATCGTGCCCATGTGCCAGCTTGTTCGTCCGACCGGCGGGACGCGCATGCAGGAGATAGCGATGTGGGCCAGCCTCTGGAAGGAGATCGACCGCGACGAGTTCCAGAAGCTTTGGGAAACCGAAGCAGTCGAGGCTGAGGCCAAGGTCGATATCGAGACCGTCAACGTAGCAACGGGCCTCCTCCTGCCGGTTTGGCATCGGCTTCCTCAGGATGATGTCCGCGTCTGGCGGATCGATGATGGCCAGGGGATTTCGATCATCGGCCGCCTGATCCCACCGGCGGCGATGGCGGAACTGCAATCAGCCTTCGGTCTCGACGGCACGGTCGAACTGACCGCTGCCGAACTTGGCGCCGCGGCGCAAAAGGGGACGGGGGTTGCCATCCCAGGCCTGGGCGGTGCGACATTGGCAACCGCGCTCGTCAACGGCTCGCGCCGGCTTGAAATTCGCAATTACCGGCCGGAAGACCGCGAGCGATTGAAGGCACATGGTGTGTTCAGCGAGGTCATTCAGTACAAGACCCGGCTATTCATTCCGCTCGACCGGTCGAGCGAGATCATCGAGGCAATCCTGGCGATGTCGCGGATCTGA